A stretch of the Balneolales bacterium ANBcel1 genome encodes the following:
- a CDS encoding peptide chain release factor 3 yields MAPRQENGIAGEVARRRTFAIISHPDAGKTTLTEKLLLYGGAIHEAGSIKQRKAARHAASDWMAIEQERGISVTSSVLRFEKDGIRYNLLDTPGHKDFSEDTFRTLIAADCALMVIDVAKGVEEQTEKLFEVCRLRKTPVITFVNKCDRPGMEPLEVLGNIEEKLGIPAVPASWPLGYGPEFQGVYDLINRDLHLYRKMKHGARKAEAELLPLEEGLDASTLGDGTKGEYREIIELIADDFGGMDMEAFARGEVTPVFFGSALNNYGLDLFLDHFSQLAPAPQPYETDNGELRDLQKDFSGFIFKMQANMNPEHRDCTAFMRVTSGVFERGMEVTLSGNGRKIRMATPHSLMGEERKLLDTAYPGDIVALFNPGDFRIGSTLHSGGPVNFDVIPLFSPEHFRKASSKDPFKRKQLREGLKQLSEEGVVNVFEMPDGVGNELLLGTVGALQFEVVEHRMKTEYKADIVLSPTSYMAARWLPDNPAVIEKLKASYSTNATYDIDGNPIVLFESMYALNSAVEAVGEENLLQFKK; encoded by the coding sequence ATGGCTCCCAGACAAGAAAATGGCATTGCCGGCGAGGTCGCGCGCAGACGGACTTTCGCGATAATTTCCCATCCCGACGCCGGTAAAACGACGCTCACGGAAAAGCTTCTGCTGTATGGCGGCGCAATCCATGAAGCCGGCTCTATCAAACAAAGGAAGGCGGCACGGCACGCGGCGTCCGACTGGATGGCTATTGAGCAGGAACGCGGTATCTCGGTCACCTCATCGGTGCTTCGCTTTGAAAAAGACGGGATCCGCTATAACCTACTCGATACACCGGGTCACAAAGACTTCTCGGAAGACACCTTTCGTACACTGATTGCCGCCGATTGCGCGCTCATGGTAATTGATGTCGCGAAGGGGGTGGAAGAGCAGACCGAGAAACTGTTCGAGGTCTGCCGGCTCAGGAAAACCCCGGTTATCACGTTCGTGAACAAGTGCGACCGTCCCGGGATGGAGCCCCTCGAAGTGCTTGGCAATATCGAGGAAAAGCTTGGGATACCTGCAGTGCCGGCATCCTGGCCGCTCGGGTACGGACCGGAGTTTCAGGGGGTTTACGATCTGATTAACCGGGACCTTCACCTCTACCGGAAAATGAAGCACGGCGCCCGGAAAGCCGAGGCCGAACTGCTGCCCCTGGAGGAAGGGCTGGATGCGAGCACGCTTGGCGATGGTACAAAAGGGGAATATCGGGAGATCATCGAGCTTATCGCGGATGATTTTGGAGGCATGGACATGGAAGCTTTTGCCAGGGGTGAAGTCACACCCGTATTTTTCGGCTCGGCATTGAACAACTACGGCCTGGATCTTTTTCTCGATCACTTCTCGCAACTCGCCCCGGCCCCGCAGCCCTACGAAACCGATAACGGAGAGCTGCGCGACCTGCAAAAGGACTTTTCCGGATTCATCTTTAAAATGCAGGCCAACATGAACCCCGAACACCGGGATTGCACGGCGTTCATGAGGGTAACATCTGGGGTGTTTGAACGCGGTATGGAGGTGACACTCTCGGGTAACGGGCGCAAAATCCGCATGGCCACTCCCCACAGTCTGATGGGCGAGGAACGGAAATTGCTGGACACAGCCTATCCGGGCGATATCGTGGCGCTATTCAACCCGGGGGATTTCCGCATAGGCAGTACCCTGCATTCCGGCGGACCGGTAAACTTTGACGTGATTCCGCTCTTTTCGCCGGAACATTTTCGGAAAGCGTCCTCCAAAGACCCCTTCAAGAGAAAGCAGTTGCGCGAAGGCCTCAAACAGTTGTCGGAGGAGGGAGTCGTGAATGTTTTTGAGATGCCGGATGGAGTCGGTAACGAACTGCTGCTGGGTACGGTAGGCGCCCTTCAGTTCGAAGTGGTGGAACACCGGATGAAAACCGAGTACAAGGCCGATATTGTTTTGAGTCCGACCTCCTATATGGCGGCACGATGGCTGCCGGATAACCCCGCAGTGATTGAAAAACTCAAAGCCTCCTACTCCACCAACGCCACATATGATATCGACGGAAACCCCATCGTTCTGTTTGAAAGCATGTATGCGCTGAATTCGGCGGTGGAGGCGGTGGGTGAGGAGAATCTGCTTCAGTTCAAGAAGTGA
- a CDS encoding glycosyltransferase → MREQDPILSVICIFRNKKERVEPTLKALYALEGIPCEFLFIDDGSTDGTSDAIRSLVEHYQHKQTYFFEHEATRGRGNSLNSAIEVARGRLLWLPESLQTIHRKPLQHAMDLLRGSGAQVAVGSEDPLPENALEWLQLLQNDRLPKDRHYLFDLKRIRPNRTFADPHWTTRHATEWAIRLHPDSDPIRVPSFCIDDDDREPMDDRSRKECVLALLRIPELSLSGQEKAFRMLRTFGHTDFEEEAESLEPLYNEAQALYKGGNSVAALELLNRILAADPDHRRARTFKVEILERMRRYVEAAEVKHRYPPARPEATQDKRDERTGRDDNTKAPDKLSEDQAGPESEAADPTDSAVDAHASAERGEASESGQTSVDAPHPDEIDGLSDSETFSEGVEQSHDDGPSENEEPSEVSDADGTSASGKPAATGEPSGATDQQEASKPSEPGEQPGSDKPGEPGEGEDSTETETSDAHSGEPAPGNTPREVASQLPLSIIIPTATCRRPDLEHCLTSVFRFTSRENTRVIVIDNGSVDDTPEYLEGLLRKNLPLTVLRNEQNLGFAAAVNQGLARAGDGYTLVMHNDVVLKSALPARLSLLLEKNPDIGLVVPATDHTWHPEQKHGDTTEDKIDDLAETDFVDGYCMAFRNEPGLVMSKQYGLAFFEDADFCCRIRKKGYRIVIARDQFVHHTSETTTRDLGLIHYGKAYWHNAALFHEEWQNAPRFPSDRTGDDPLHQFVLLGNLINPFYPEKHLLDYFQELFTSEQKTRVLHAEFPPDKLGSVIRLMMAANQREVLRHLEQQLDDLAPDPVLYHDLVCFYFERTIYSRCKRYLDRLDDGTLPPEMQIYRLKIAIGEKDYELAAVFLKELMDASPTHPEVLASAAEIHRRNGNEEQSAQFMELARVFDPYISHGR, encoded by the coding sequence GTGCGCGAGCAAGATCCCATACTGTCGGTCATCTGCATATTTCGCAACAAAAAGGAGCGGGTGGAACCCACACTCAAAGCGCTGTACGCGCTGGAAGGCATCCCCTGTGAATTTCTTTTTATCGATGACGGATCCACGGATGGAACCAGCGATGCCATCCGATCACTGGTGGAGCACTATCAGCACAAGCAGACCTACTTTTTTGAACATGAAGCTACGCGCGGCCGCGGAAACTCCCTGAACTCGGCAATAGAAGTAGCCCGGGGCCGCCTGCTCTGGCTTCCCGAAAGCCTGCAGACAATCCACCGGAAACCGTTACAGCATGCAATGGATTTGCTTCGCGGTTCCGGCGCCCAGGTAGCTGTGGGATCCGAAGACCCGCTGCCCGAAAATGCTCTGGAATGGCTTCAACTGCTTCAAAACGACCGGCTGCCCAAAGACCGGCACTATCTGTTCGATCTCAAGAGAATCCGTCCCAACCGCACGTTTGCAGACCCGCACTGGACCACCAGGCATGCAACCGAATGGGCCATCCGGCTGCATCCCGACTCCGACCCGATCCGCGTACCCTCATTTTGTATTGATGACGATGACCGTGAGCCGATGGATGACCGGAGCAGAAAGGAGTGTGTGCTTGCCCTGCTGCGAATCCCGGAACTCTCGCTCTCAGGTCAGGAGAAAGCCTTCCGGATGCTGAGAACGTTCGGGCATACCGATTTTGAGGAAGAGGCCGAAAGCCTGGAACCCCTGTATAATGAAGCCCAGGCCCTGTACAAGGGAGGAAACAGTGTCGCCGCTCTCGAATTGCTGAATCGTATTCTTGCAGCTGACCCTGATCACCGCCGGGCCCGCACTTTCAAAGTGGAGATTCTCGAACGGATGCGACGCTATGTGGAAGCCGCGGAGGTAAAGCACCGGTATCCGCCGGCACGACCGGAGGCCACGCAGGATAAACGGGATGAACGTACCGGCCGTGACGACAATACGAAGGCACCGGACAAGCTTTCCGAAGATCAGGCCGGGCCGGAATCAGAAGCAGCTGATCCCACCGATTCTGCCGTTGATGCTCACGCATCCGCTGAACGCGGCGAAGCTTCCGAAAGCGGGCAGACATCCGTTGACGCCCCCCATCCCGACGAGATCGATGGACTTTCCGACAGCGAAACATTCTCCGAGGGCGTTGAGCAATCCCATGACGACGGACCATCCGAAAACGAAGAGCCCTCTGAGGTCAGTGATGCCGACGGGACATCCGCATCCGGCAAACCTGCGGCAACCGGCGAGCCATCCGGTGCCACCGATCAGCAGGAAGCTTCCAAGCCTTCGGAACCCGGAGAACAGCCCGGGTCCGACAAACCTGGCGAACCCGGCGAAGGCGAAGATTCAACCGAAACCGAAACATCTGATGCACATAGCGGCGAGCCGGCGCCCGGAAACACCCCACGGGAGGTGGCTTCCCAGCTTCCGCTGAGCATCATCATCCCCACGGCAACCTGCCGGCGGCCCGATCTTGAGCACTGCCTCACCTCCGTTTTCCGGTTCACATCCCGTGAAAACACCAGGGTGATTGTAATCGACAACGGCTCTGTTGATGATACCCCGGAGTACCTCGAAGGGCTGCTTCGAAAAAACCTGCCACTCACCGTCCTGAGAAACGAACAAAATCTCGGTTTTGCCGCCGCAGTGAATCAGGGGCTTGCAAGGGCCGGCGACGGCTACACCCTGGTCATGCACAACGACGTTGTCCTGAAATCCGCACTACCCGCGCGGCTGAGCCTGCTGCTTGAGAAAAATCCCGACATCGGCCTTGTTGTGCCGGCCACCGACCACACCTGGCACCCCGAACAGAAGCACGGCGACACCACGGAAGATAAGATCGACGACCTTGCAGAAACCGACTTCGTGGATGGCTATTGCATGGCCTTCCGAAACGAGCCGGGCCTGGTCATGAGCAAGCAGTACGGACTTGCTTTCTTTGAGGATGCCGACTTTTGTTGCCGGATCCGCAAGAAAGGATACCGTATCGTCATTGCGCGCGATCAGTTTGTCCACCATACCTCGGAAACCACAACCAGGGATCTGGGTCTGATCCACTACGGCAAAGCTTACTGGCACAACGCCGCACTTTTTCACGAGGAGTGGCAGAATGCGCCGCGTTTCCCATCCGACCGAACCGGCGACGACCCCCTCCACCAATTTGTGCTCCTCGGCAATCTCATCAATCCATTCTATCCGGAGAAACACCTGCTGGACTATTTCCAGGAGTTGTTCACCAGTGAACAGAAAACCAGGGTTCTCCACGCGGAGTTTCCACCTGACAAACTCGGGTCCGTTATCCGGTTAATGATGGCGGCCAACCAGCGCGAAGTGCTTCGCCATCTGGAACAGCAGCTGGACGATCTCGCCCCCGATCCCGTACTCTACCACGATCTGGTCTGCTTTTACTTCGAACGTACCATCTATTCGCGATGCAAGCGGTATCTGGACCGGCTTGACGACGGAACGCTGCCGCCCGAGATGCAGATCTACCGCCTCAAGATTGCCATCGGCGAAAAGGATTATGAGCTTGCGGCCGTATTTCTGAAGGAACTGATGGATGCGTCCCCGACCCATCCGGAAGTCCTGGCATCAGCCGCTGAAATCCACCGAAGAAACGGAAACGAGGAGCAATCAGCGCAATTCATGGAGCTCGCCAGAGTTTTCGACCCCTATATATCGCATGGCCGGTAG
- a CDS encoding transglutaminase-like domain-containing protein, with protein sequence MTSADTHKSTTSSGRSELRALVSLLDDPDQFVQQKVEERLSQLGESHVPLLDEIRRETSDTAIRQRLSEMIHDITFPSLEQEFAEFAEKGIRSNEDLEQGQLLLSRFDNPTLRTDLYRRQLDRMASRLEPEVRSEFSPSDQVRSFVSFFFDKEYFKGAKKDYANPDNSFLHKVLQRRRGIPISLSMVMLFIARRIDFPLYGVNMPMHFLVKYEYGNDSTMLDPFNSGRVITLDQCSYFLRNNGITPESAHFEKASDWSIMARTLRNLIISYEELGEGKRMIRLKRLLGYVMQART encoded by the coding sequence TTGACATCCGCCGATACCCATAAATCGACAACCTCGTCCGGACGCAGCGAACTCCGGGCTTTGGTCTCTCTGCTGGACGACCCCGACCAATTTGTTCAGCAGAAGGTTGAAGAACGGCTGTCGCAGCTGGGGGAGAGTCATGTCCCTTTGCTGGATGAGATCCGGAGAGAGACAAGCGATACGGCCATCCGGCAGAGGCTTTCGGAGATGATTCATGATATCACATTTCCCTCTCTGGAACAGGAATTCGCCGAGTTTGCCGAAAAAGGAATCCGATCGAACGAGGATCTGGAACAGGGGCAGCTTCTGTTGAGCCGGTTCGACAACCCGACCCTGCGCACCGACCTCTATCGCCGCCAGCTCGACAGAATGGCTTCCCGTCTTGAACCGGAAGTCCGGTCGGAGTTCTCACCGTCCGACCAGGTTCGCTCGTTTGTCTCCTTTTTCTTCGACAAGGAGTATTTCAAGGGCGCAAAAAAAGACTACGCGAACCCGGACAACTCCTTTCTGCACAAAGTGCTTCAGCGCAGGCGCGGCATTCCCATATCGCTGAGCATGGTGATGCTGTTCATCGCCCGCCGCATTGACTTCCCCCTGTATGGTGTCAATATGCCGATGCATTTTCTGGTGAAGTACGAATACGGCAACGACTCCACCATGCTCGATCCGTTCAACAGCGGCCGGGTCATCACCCTTGACCAGTGCTCCTATTTTCTGAGAAACAACGGCATCACACCCGAATCCGCCCATTTTGAGAAGGCCTCCGACTGGTCGATTATGGCAAGAACCCTGCGCAACCTGATAATCAGCTATGAGGAGCTCGGGGAGGGAAAGCGGATGATACGGCTCAAAAGGCTGCTCGGCTATGTGATGCAGGCCCGAACATGA
- a CDS encoding arginine deiminase family protein, translating to MNLNVNSETGPLEAVIVHTPGHEVSLVNPELREQLLFDDIIFEADARQEHLDMIDIFRTALPDRDKVFEICDLALVTLKKEEARSFFIEELIRSAPGSNIGLLRRQMLELDASYLLEFIVTGTTPGIPHVSLDPAPNLLFTRDLAAVVNDCIILSRAAKAARAREFLLMETIVRFHPMLKTLRNNIIHIGKQDSVEGGDILVVSPEVVMVGMSERTTFSGLMSITEQLLQHGVKHVVAVDIPKQRSSMHLDTIFTFASPHECIVFPPAITHRTDNISVFSSIDGHITVTRKKSLHDTLEELLERELTFINCGGDNLTNQFREQWTDGANVFALAPGVIVGYDRNTNTFDALAQHGYTIMDQQSFTRTWRNMPFAPAAGQKIAITFQANELCRGRGGARCMTLPISRREETI from the coding sequence ATGAATCTGAACGTAAACTCGGAAACAGGTCCGCTTGAGGCGGTCATAGTCCACACGCCCGGTCACGAGGTCTCACTCGTCAACCCCGAACTGCGGGAACAGCTTCTGTTTGACGATATTATTTTTGAGGCGGATGCCCGGCAGGAGCATCTCGACATGATCGATATCTTTCGGACAGCACTCCCCGACCGTGACAAGGTGTTTGAAATCTGTGACCTGGCCCTTGTAACGCTGAAGAAAGAGGAGGCGCGCTCCTTTTTTATTGAAGAGCTGATCCGCTCCGCCCCCGGCAGCAATATCGGGCTGCTGCGCCGGCAGATGCTGGAGCTTGACGCATCCTATCTGCTGGAATTCATCGTCACGGGAACCACCCCAGGCATACCCCACGTTTCGCTGGATCCGGCCCCGAACCTGCTGTTTACCCGCGACCTGGCAGCCGTTGTGAATGACTGCATCATACTTTCAAGGGCGGCCAAGGCGGCCCGTGCCCGTGAATTCCTGCTGATGGAGACGATCGTCCGTTTCCACCCCATGCTAAAAACCCTCCGGAACAACATCATCCACATCGGCAAGCAGGACAGTGTCGAGGGCGGTGACATTCTTGTGGTCTCTCCCGAGGTGGTAATGGTCGGGATGAGTGAACGAACCACCTTCAGCGGACTGATGAGCATCACCGAACAGTTGCTTCAGCACGGCGTGAAGCATGTGGTCGCTGTCGACATCCCCAAGCAACGGTCATCCATGCACCTGGACACGATCTTCACATTCGCAAGTCCGCATGAATGTATCGTCTTTCCTCCTGCAATTACCCACCGGACCGACAACATCTCCGTTTTTTCTTCGATCGACGGCCATATCACCGTTACCCGTAAGAAGTCGCTTCATGACACGCTGGAAGAGTTGCTGGAACGGGAACTGACCTTCATTAACTGCGGCGGGGATAATCTCACAAATCAGTTCCGCGAACAATGGACCGACGGGGCCAATGTATTTGCCCTGGCGCCGGGAGTCATTGTCGGCTATGACCGGAACACCAACACCTTTGACGCGCTGGCGCAACATGGCTACACCATCATGGATCAGCAGTCGTTTACCCGAACCTGGCGCAATATGCCCTTCGCACCAGCGGCAGGTCAGAAAATCGCGATTACGTTCCAGGCGAATGAACTGTGCCGCGGCAGAGGAGGCGCACGCTGTATGACGCTGCCCATTTCCAGACGTGAAGAAACCATTTGA
- a CDS encoding site-2 protease family protein, which yields MGNELTGRILFRHLLLFVLTFISTSFTGAFFVGHTAGIPEGVILFSSEGLPYLMDMIFWEGVLFAVLLLGFLGVHEFGHYFAALRHRIHVTLPYFIPLPISPIGTIGAVIRIKSRIQHTRHMFDVGASGPIAGFIVALVILLYGFATLPDPDYLQNFGGHEAINEYIAEHGTFPDDPLAGENRSDIEVMTLGNTLLFSFIASFFDNVPPMWELYHYPFLFAGWLGLFFTALNLLPVGQLDGGHILYTLIGYRRHRLAARGFFVLVLTLAGLGAIPLINTLISGYDIPQTAVAWILWILIALLLLDRAFRHDIRWILGGLGVVLAGNLLLLRLFEPSVFSGFTIWIFWSLFIVFLVKIEHPPVVYEEPLTPGRKILGWLCMIIFFLCISPNPIYFL from the coding sequence GTGGGCAATGAACTGACTGGCCGAATTCTGTTCCGCCATCTGCTGCTGTTTGTACTGACCTTTATTTCGACCTCCTTTACCGGTGCTTTTTTTGTAGGTCATACCGCCGGGATCCCGGAAGGCGTCATCCTGTTTTCATCGGAGGGCCTCCCCTATCTGATGGACATGATCTTCTGGGAAGGGGTGTTATTTGCCGTACTGTTGCTGGGTTTTCTCGGGGTGCATGAGTTCGGCCACTACTTCGCAGCGCTCAGGCACCGTATCCACGTTACCCTTCCGTACTTCATCCCGCTTCCGATATCACCGATCGGCACCATCGGCGCGGTTATTCGCATCAAAAGCAGAATTCAGCATACCCGCCACATGTTCGATGTCGGGGCGAGCGGACCCATTGCCGGTTTCATCGTGGCACTTGTTATTCTGCTGTACGGTTTCGCGACTCTTCCCGACCCCGACTATCTGCAAAACTTTGGCGGACACGAAGCCATCAACGAATATATTGCCGAACACGGCACCTTTCCCGACGATCCGCTTGCCGGCGAAAACCGTTCCGATATCGAGGTGATGACGCTCGGCAACACCCTGCTTTTCTCCTTCATCGCCTCATTTTTCGATAATGTCCCGCCGATGTGGGAGTTGTACCACTACCCGTTTCTGTTCGCCGGATGGCTGGGACTCTTTTTCACAGCACTCAACCTGCTTCCGGTCGGTCAGCTGGACGGCGGCCACATCCTCTATACGCTCATCGGCTACCGGAGGCATCGTCTGGCGGCCCGCGGTTTCTTCGTCCTGGTACTGACCCTTGCCGGCCTCGGTGCCATCCCCCTGATCAATACCCTTATTTCCGGCTACGATATTCCACAAACCGCCGTCGCCTGGATCCTCTGGATTCTCATCGCCCTCCTGCTGCTGGACCGCGCTTTCCGGCATGATATCCGATGGATACTCGGGGGATTGGGGGTTGTGCTCGCCGGAAACCTGCTGCTGCTCCGGCTGTTTGAACCCTCCGTTTTCTCCGGTTTCACCATATGGATATTCTGGTCCCTTTTCATCGTGTTTCTGGTAAAAATCGAACATCCGCCTGTCGTCTATGAAGAACCGCTCACACCCGGAAGAAAAATCCTGGGCTGGCTGTGCATGATCATTTTTTTCCTCTGTATCAGTCCGAATCCGATTTATTTCCTTTGA
- the smpB gene encoding SsrA-binding protein SmpB, which produces MASKKEQKTGTPAINNRKARHEFTIVDSFETGIVLTGTEVKSLRQGNASFGDAFAYMKEGEVWLKEFYIKPFEHGSYNNHEPRRDRKLLLKRDEIRKLDRAVSQKGVTLVPLRLYFTRGLAKMELGLAKGKKKHDKRASIAEKDVKRDMAREIKKARI; this is translated from the coding sequence GTGGCCAGCAAGAAAGAACAAAAGACAGGAACACCCGCGATCAACAACCGCAAGGCACGTCACGAATTTACCATAGTGGATTCGTTTGAGACGGGCATCGTACTGACCGGAACCGAGGTAAAGTCGCTCCGCCAGGGCAATGCCAGTTTCGGGGATGCATTCGCTTACATGAAAGAGGGTGAGGTGTGGCTGAAAGAATTTTACATCAAGCCGTTTGAGCACGGCTCCTATAACAACCATGAGCCGCGCCGTGACCGCAAGCTGCTGCTGAAGCGTGATGAAATTCGAAAACTGGATCGTGCGGTGTCACAGAAAGGGGTAACCTTGGTGCCACTCAGGCTCTATTTCACCAGGGGGCTGGCCAAAATGGAGCTGGGTTTGGCGAAAGGCAAGAAAAAACACGACAAGAGGGCCAGTATCGCGGAGAAGGATGTGAAGCGGGACATGGCCCGTGAAATCAAGAAAGCACGGATCTGA
- a CDS encoding Nif3-like dinuclear metal center hexameric protein, whose translation MKYAIHHILGFLEEWAPQSTKLEYDNVGLLVGDGNQPVERILTCLDVTPEVVDEAVETRTDLIIAHHPLIFRKLSRITPADTTGSLLYRLIKADIGLIAAHTNLDAASEGVSFVLAERLGLKNQRFLKQDESPVDVPPSGAGAGRTGGHTSRDAGSGTAGEAAEFPKATGFGVIGEFDQPLRPEEFLKHVAQQLDSRGIRYAGSPDEITRVAVCGGSGSFLKDEAVRQKADAFVTADLKYHDFFLEAPDVLLVDAGHYESEVPVVGLLRDRLRNRFPGLAISSTQVNTNPVRYFQDKTKQE comes from the coding sequence ATGAAGTACGCCATCCATCATATCCTCGGGTTTCTGGAAGAATGGGCACCACAAAGCACCAAGCTCGAGTACGATAATGTTGGATTACTTGTCGGAGATGGAAATCAACCGGTCGAACGCATCCTCACCTGTTTGGATGTAACCCCGGAAGTTGTCGATGAGGCGGTTGAAACCAGAACAGATCTCATCATTGCCCACCATCCGCTAATTTTCCGGAAGCTTTCCCGCATCACCCCGGCCGATACCACCGGGTCCCTTCTCTATCGGTTGATTAAGGCAGACATAGGCCTGATCGCCGCCCACACCAATCTCGATGCCGCCAGCGAAGGTGTTTCCTTTGTACTGGCCGAACGTCTCGGACTGAAAAATCAGCGTTTTCTCAAGCAGGATGAGAGTCCGGTGGATGTCCCGCCGAGTGGAGCCGGAGCAGGTAGGACGGGCGGACACACGTCCCGGGATGCGGGCAGCGGGACGGCTGGAGAAGCGGCCGAATTCCCTAAAGCTACAGGTTTCGGTGTGATTGGCGAATTTGATCAACCGCTGCGGCCGGAGGAGTTTCTGAAGCATGTAGCGCAACAGCTGGACAGCCGGGGCATTCGTTACGCCGGGTCTCCCGATGAAATCACACGTGTGGCGGTTTGCGGGGGTTCGGGATCGTTTCTGAAGGACGAAGCCGTTCGGCAGAAGGCAGATGCTTTTGTTACGGCCGACCTGAAGTATCACGATTTCTTTCTCGAAGCTCCGGATGTTTTACTGGTGGATGCAGGCCATTATGAAAGCGAGGTGCCTGTTGTCGGGTTGCTGCGCGATCGTCTGCGTAACCGCTTTCCGGGATTGGCGATTTCTTCCACGCAGGTAAATACCAACCCGGTCCGATATTTTCAAGACAAAACAAAACAGGAATAA
- a CDS encoding YggS family pyridoxal phosphate-dependent enzyme: MTQSNIRTLHEHIRQVCAACGRDPSEIRLVAVSKTHPEEAIMEAYHAGIRDFGENRVQELTAKMPLLPEDITWHMVGTVQTNKIKDMVDRVDWIHSMSKIKYLKELEKRAGRIGRTINVLIQVNISGEDQKSGCEPDALAEILDYTAGLKHVTVRGLMGMASFTDDRELIRRQFRTLRTLLQAHHPHESERIRLKELSMGMSGDYDIAIEEGATIIRVGSTIFGSRDYDN, translated from the coding sequence GTGACACAATCCAATATCAGAACGTTACATGAGCACATAAGGCAGGTATGCGCGGCATGTGGCCGGGATCCTTCGGAGATTCGGCTCGTGGCCGTCAGCAAGACCCATCCGGAAGAAGCGATAATGGAGGCCTATCATGCCGGGATCCGGGACTTCGGCGAGAACCGGGTTCAGGAACTAACGGCCAAAATGCCCCTGCTTCCCGAAGATATCACCTGGCATATGGTGGGTACGGTTCAGACCAACAAGATCAAGGATATGGTGGACCGGGTCGACTGGATCCATTCCATGTCGAAAATCAAGTATCTCAAAGAACTGGAAAAACGGGCTGGACGGATCGGCAGAACCATTAATGTGCTTATCCAGGTGAATATCAGCGGCGAAGACCAGAAAAGCGGGTGCGAACCGGATGCGCTTGCTGAAATACTTGACTATACGGCCGGACTCAAACACGTTACGGTCAGGGGCCTGATGGGGATGGCCTCCTTCACCGACGATCGCGAGCTGATCCGGCGGCAATTCCGGACGCTTCGAACCCTGCTCCAGGCGCATCATCCCCACGAAAGCGAGCGGATTCGGCTTAAGGAGCTCTCCATGGGCATGAGCGGCGACTACGATATAGCCATAGAAGAGGGCGCGACCATCATACGCGTCGGCTCAACCATTTTCGGGTCAAGGGACTACGACAACTGA
- a CDS encoding DivIVA domain-containing protein: MKLSALEIKQQTFAKSMRGFDVAEVQSFLNVVSNEWEHLSNKCRDQEQEIRRLTDKLEHYQKVEEALHETLQTAKESAQQRISSSKQEAQNRISQADLEAEKIVRDAHQERQAIRQSIQRLLERRHEIIRGMESYLELATESLDTFRRDDSSTYSLPKEESDTSPPLRQKSADSASTAASPAAGTDDLDHLLDDIDED; the protein is encoded by the coding sequence ATGAAACTATCAGCCCTTGAAATCAAACAGCAGACGTTCGCAAAATCCATGCGGGGATTCGATGTGGCCGAAGTGCAATCGTTCCTGAATGTTGTCTCGAACGAGTGGGAACACCTCTCCAACAAGTGCCGCGACCAGGAACAGGAGATCCGGCGCCTGACAGACAAGCTGGAGCACTACCAGAAAGTGGAGGAGGCCCTGCACGAAACACTTCAGACCGCCAAGGAATCAGCCCAGCAACGCATTTCCAGCTCCAAACAGGAAGCGCAGAACCGCATCTCCCAGGCAGATCTGGAAGCGGAGAAAATTGTCAGGGACGCCCATCAGGAGCGACAGGCGATACGGCAAAGTATTCAGCGCCTGCTCGAACGGCGCCACGAAATCATCAGGGGCATGGAATCCTATCTTGAGCTTGCCACCGAATCACTCGACACCTTCAGGCGCGACGACTCCTCCACCTATTCCCTGCCGAAGGAAGAGTCGGACACCTCACCCCCCCTCCGACAGAAATCTGCCGACAGCGCATCCACCGCCGCCTCCCCGGCTGCGGGTACCGATGACCTCGACCACCTGCTGGACGATATTGACGAAGATTAA